TGTTTAGCAATTCTTGAGAGGGTGGGGTAGGAACTACTGTTATTCGGATTGTGCTTGAGGTTTCAGTTTTGTAGGAGTACATGTTTTGGTATTTTGCGTCGATGGCGTTGGTTTTGAAGAGGTAGGGTGAGCGGTCACGGATGGTTTTTCCTTTGGTATCTGAAGCGGTTGGGTTGTTTGTGGCGGTTAGGGCGGTTTTGAGTTCAATTGTGCTGCTTTGGATGCTTAGCAGTGTTGGTAGTACACCAAAGGCTAAGGCGTTACCTTTGATTTCACGTTTTTCAGCTTTGCCACCGTTGTTTTTTGTGTAACCAATAGTTACATCTGTGTCGGCTAGTTCTTCAATGCCTGCAATGAAGGTCTTGTTTGCTTCGTTTTGGGAGTACACCATTGCCAAAAGCAAATCACGAACCATGTCTCCAAGAGTAACGTTTTCTAAAGCAGTTGACAGGGTTGTCACCTAAGCGCGTGTTCTTTCTGTGATTATTTTAGCTGAATCGATCCAACGTTTAGTATTCTCAATTGACAGCTGATAGTTTTTGGGAACCTTGACTTTGCCCGATTTTATTGCGTTATCCATTATTTTTGTAAGTTCCTCAGGAGAATACTGGGCAAGTTTTTCTTTGGAGTCTATCTTGCTTGCAACAAGTAATTCTGCAACCTGTTCATCAACGCCTTCGACACCTGCAATGTCGCTTTTAACCATCAGTTTTGCCATGCTTATGAATTCAGCGGCTTTTGTTTGAGTCACATTTGCCTTAGCTAATTGTTCTGCAGAAGCAAGAGCTAGATCACTTATCGTCTCAATACCTATGGCGCGTAGTCTTTCCCCGATAACTGTGCCTATGCCTTCGATTATTTCAACGGGTTTTCTATTGCTGGATGGTTTTACTTCTAACGGAATAGGTCGCAAAGTCAAGTTCACTGTGCTCATAAGGTTTGGGTCAAGTTCACCCTGTTTTGTTGGCAGAGCAAGCAGGGTTTTTTCGCCTTCTTGGGTTACAACAGCTTTTAGTTGTATTGTAAAGTCGGCAAGCACAAAAGTTGTAGAGCGCTCCTGAGCCATTGCATAATCATGGACACGTAGCAGGTCTTTTTGAAGAGAGGTTATCAAGGTTGCGGAGTCTACTTTTGAAGTAAACACTTTGGGGTCTACTATTTTTTCGGCGGTTACGCTTGGATTGACAATTTTTTTAATATTTTCATTACCTGACATAACTTCACCTAATTTTGTTTTGGTTTAAGTTTGAATGTTAGTTTGATTGTGCTTTCCCCTTTTTTGCCAAAATAGTTGAGTGTTTGGGCGTCTGAGGAAACAATTTTTAATTCACTATCTTTGATGACAAAGCATTTTATATCCATTTCAATTTGGGGGATAACAAATTGGGAAGGCTGGTCTTTGCTGGCGTCCAATGCCTGATTTAAACCAACGTTTGCTTCGCTTATTACTCCAGAGATTAATGAAAAAAAAGAAAGAAAGGTGGTCATGTTGATTACGCTGGTGTTGCTGGTGTAGCTTCAGGTTGGGGTGTTGTGTCTTCGGTGATTTTTTCGATAGCTTTCATCAACGGGGCTGGTGGGGGGGCTGGCGCAACTTTTATTTCAAGAAAGCTGGAAGCTTCAACAGAGTATGAGTATTTGCTTGAGTATTTTGCGTCCACGGATGCTGAGAAGAAGGCCCAACCGCCTTTAGCATGCATCTTGACTTCTGCTTCTCTTGTTTTCTGCATTGTTATGACCATCTTGATTTGGATGGTGCCGCTTTGGATTTGTAGCAGTGTGGGGAGAATTCCGAAGGCTAATGCGTTGCCGCTGATGGTTGTTTTTGTGCTGGATGAATCGCCTGCTTTTGTGTAGCTGAGGTTGATGGGGGTTTCAACTAGGTCTTGTACGCCGTTTATGAATGATGTGTTTGCGTCGTTTTGTGCTTCGACCATTGCTAATAGCAAGTTTCGTATCATCTGGTCAAATGGCACGCTTGCCAGTTCAGTTCCAATAGAAAGGGCTGACATGATGTTTCCTCAATTTTCATAAGTCAACAGTCTTACTATTTAAGAGTTGAGAAAATTGTCGCCAAAAGAACACTCGTAGAACAAACAGGCAGATACAGCACCCCAAACCACACACAAACAACAAAATTGAACCTAAAAACAAACCATTACACAAACCTACCGCACAAAACCAATCAAAAAGCCAACTCTAATCAATAATTGAAACATTGAACAAAAACACGTAGAACAAAAAATATTTGAGGCAACCGAGTAAATACAACACTCACTAAATTAAAAGAAAAAGGTACTTATCGCCAGTTTTCTCTTCGCCTAGACCAAACGTTTTTTTCACTCTCTACATCACGGGGTCGGGTTTGCACTTGTTTTGCGAATCCAGTTCTGGCGGTACGGTGTTTACCTAAACACTCATTACAATAGACAGGTTTACCTTCAGCGGGTTTAAAAGGAACAGTGGTAATTTTACCGCAGTCACTGCATTTTATTTCAGTTGATACTCGTTCAGACATTTGTTATATCCTGTTAATTTTTAAAAGCTATAAAAAATAGCGGTAAACTAACGTTGGGGAATTAAACTGTAAAGTAACTTAAAGGTTTGCGTTTAAGAGGGCAAATTTGCCATTTGGAGTGTAATGCAAAAATTGCCTAGTTACAGTTAAAGTGTTTCCGCACTCTGTGCATTTCAGAATTATGCTTTTCAGGTCTTCGCTACATGGTCAGGTAATTGTGTTTCCTTAGCCAGTCAGATTGGTTTTGTCGGTATCGCCAGAAAATGTCGCCTCTTGTATCACTTTGGAAATCCCATGGAGAAACTAGTACAATATCTCCTTCACGTATCCAAACGCGCTTTTTTAGTTTCCCTCGAACACGGCACATCCGTTCTTTCCCATCCTGACATTTTACTAGTATTCTTTCTGCACCAAGCATTTTAACGGCTAAGCCTAAAACATCATTGGAGGAAGGTAAAACCATTTTATTGAGGTCACTCTCATGCGTAATTTTTTTTCTACCCATAAATACACCCAAATAGGGATTTTCAACTTTTTAAATCAGAACAAGTCTAAAGAAAAAGATAGCTTTCTTGCTTTTCCTCTAAATAAATTCCAACCCTTAATTAAAAGGGTCAACAACATATTAAAGGTATGCAATAAAACAGATTTTTCACCCAAATAAAAACCAGAAAAATTTTGAGTAATAAAAACTTGATTTATTTTTTGGAAGACATTAGTGAGTAAATCGCACTTACCTCAGCTTACTGCTGAAATCATGCTCATTTAACATTTGGAAAACAAACTAACTTATCAACGATTTTTACCAAAATTCGCTTTGATGCAGTCCCTCATAAGTTTTGCTTATGCTTTTATTTTGCGTGGTTGAAAAGTTTTTTTGCATCGACTACGTTTGACCAAATTAATTTGTTTGGGGTCAATAAGTTTAAGACGCCTCTTTAATTCGGTTTTAACTGCAACATCGCTTTCACGTTTTAGGGCATCATTTATCAGGTCCATAGCAAAACCTAAACTTTTATCGCCAAAAAGTGTGTTAAATACAGGTCCGCCATTATTTTTTCCTTGAGATAGCTTAACGGGCAGCATGCAAACAAAATTTGCAGGATAAGTGGATTTATTGCGGTTCACAACTGCGAAACGGTAAACAGAACCTGTCCCCCCAGTGGATTCATACTTAAAAACTTGTAATCTGCAATCCATACAACCAACACTAAAAAATGGAGAAGGCAACTAATATCAGTATGCTTTAATGCAGTTTCCTATTGTAAACCGCTAACACCAACAAACAATTAATCATCACCAAATACGCTGGAAAGGCTATTCCACTAAAAGCCCAATTAGGCACTGCAGCAAAACTGGTCAGCGGACTGAAAACACCAACAAGATAAGGCCACACAGACTCGGTTTCAGGATTGCTCCATGCCTTCCGCAAAGTGGGCAGGGCAGCAAACGCGTCACTGGCAATAGCCAGAATTATGCCCGAGTTTGCATTCATGGTAATGTACCATACTACAAGCGCCAAACCAGACAGCACCCCACATAAGTAATCTATTTTTGATAGCTTCCAGTACGATTTTTTAACAAAAAATGAAGCACAAAAAACCAGCAAAGGACAAAACCCTGCCATAAACACGGGCAAAACTGCCCAACCCACACCGCTGTAAACCTCCGCCGCCGTGCCAATCAGGGGCACAATACTCCACATTAACCAGGTAACCCTGTTAGGTTTGGTGCCGCTTGTAAACATTGAACGAATATACGCCAAAGCAGCTATCAGAGAGGCAAAGGCTGCGGCAAACACGAGGTATTCTATCATGAATTGTTACTGTGCGGCGGGTGTATTTATTTAATCACAGCTTATTTAAGAAAAACATCATGTCAGTGATTTGTTGCTAGCAGGGGTTGCCAACTAGTGTTTTTTAACGGTTAAGCGGAGAGTTAATTGAGGGTCGTGCCCTGTTTAATTATGGCAAACCAACAATTCTGATTATAGACGATGATTTGGGTATTCTTGGAACTTTTAGGAGACTGTTTCAAAGCAGAGGCTTCAACGTTGCATTAGCAGAAAACGGCAAACAAGCCATCGAAAAAATAAACCACACACATTTTGACGTCGCCCTAATTGACTTATGCCTACCCGACATGGAAGGCACCCAGCTTTTCCCCTACATCCGAAAAACAAATCCCCACGCCATCAAAATAATGCTCTCAGGAAAAAGCCTGCAGGATATACAGGGAGCAGATGTTTTGCTTTCAAAACCAGTCCAAGCAACAAAGTTGCTAAGCATAATTGATAGTAAACTGAAAGATGCAGAAGCTACATTTTAGAAAGCACGCCATCTTTGAGCATAAAATCGCAAACGGTAGGCAGCTTATCGTAGAGGTCTGTTGAAGTCACCACAACCGCAACCCCTTTTTCCTTGCATATTTTACCCAAAAGCTCGTTTAGCAACTCTGCATTCTCATCATCAAGGCTGGAGGTTGGTTCATCAGCCAAGAGGAATTTAGGGTTATTAACTAAAGCACGGATGATAGCGACTCTTTGACGTTCTCCCCCACTCAAATTTTCAGGATACCGCTCAGCAAGACGCGCCAAATCAAAATATTCCAAAAGCTCCATTGCCCTGTCTATGCGAGCGGGTTTTTTTGTTCCTGCCAATGCCATGGGCAACTCAATATTTTCCTGCACAGTGAGTGTGGGTAGCAAGTTGAAGAACTGGAAAATTAGACCGATTTGGCTGAGTCGAAGCTGGGTTTTCTGGTCATCACTTAAGGGTGCAGTGTCTTTACCGAACAGATTTACAGCGCCGTAGTCGGGTTTTTGGAGTAAACCCATGATTTTGAAGAGATTGGTTTTGCCTGCGCCTGATTTGCCTCGTATTGAGATGTAGTCGCCCTGTTTGATGGATAGGTTGACGCCTTTTAGTATTGGTGTTGTGCCGTAGCTTTTGTGCACATCAATTATTTCTATGACTTTATCGTTTGACATAGATGCTTACCTCACTGTTAACATAAACACAATTGTAACCTGACAGTTTATCTGTCCAATTAGAGGGTAAAGTCACAGGTGAACTCTGGTAGAGAACGTACCCGTTCTGGTTCATCTGATCATAAACGTAGAGTACAGATGGTGGTTCACCGTCCCCACCCAAGTAGCTATAACCAGCCATCACATCAACACGCCCATTAAAGTAACCATCAATCAGATATTGCACCTTAACATCGCTAGCCACAGTTTGATTACCGCCATTTTGAGTCACCCACTCAGATGCCTTAAACTCGGAAGGTTCATACCGCCAAAAGTACCCAAGATAGGATTCTTGAAGCGAAACCGCCGCATACACACCATAAACACTCAAAGCAATCATGGAAAAAACCAGCACCAAAACCCCCGCTTTTGCCCAAACCCGTGCGCTTAGTTTAGGGATTTTGTAAAACTTGTATAAACCAAACGCGGCAAGAATTGCTAATGGAGCAAGCAGAAAGTTGAGCGTACGGTAAACGTAACTGACCCCACTAATAGAGTTACTAAACAAAGCATAACCACCAAACACAAGCAACACAACAAACCAAACGATTGGAAAAAGCAAAGAGCCCTGTTTCTTGTCAGAGCCCGTGACTGCAAACACCATAAGAGGAGTTGCCAAAATAAAGGGGAGAGCAAACACCAGATATGATGAGGGAATAATGGGTGCATTAGGCAAGATTGAAGTTGCAGTTATCAAAACCAACATTAAACACACAAAACCCAAGCCTACAACTTGCCCAAGAATACCTGATTTTTTTGATTGCCGTTTGGGTTTTAAGGCAAAGTACAACACAACTAAAAGTCCCACAATTTGATAGGCTCCAACAGACAGTAAATCGCTCCCTGAGAGAGCAAACTGGAAAGCAGGCAACGCGTACAGCACAAAATAGGCACAAGTTACCCCTGAAAAAAGCACAAGCAAAAACATGTTGGATTTGAACGAATTATCTAACTGCGGGTTCTTTTTGGTGACCAGCGATGCAACCGTCAACCCCAGTAGTATGCCTATTGTTAGAAAAGCGGTTAGGTGATGGGACAAAACAAGCGCAACGGAGGCTACGGTGAAGAGAAGGGTAGTTTTCCAGTTCTGCTTTAGCAAAAATAACAGCATAACTGATAGGTAAATTGGGCTTGCAAAGGTTTCCTTTGTTACTCCCGCCATAAAAAGTGCGTAAGGAAAAGCTGTAGAAAAAATTGCAGTAGCCATTAATGCGAGGTCACCGTTTCCAGTTAGCCGCTTCACCAAAAAATAAAAAATGGGAACCGCCAAAGCAGCCACTATGGGCATTCCCAATGCCATAGCAGTAATAGGAGATAACCCCAAAATTTGAGAAAACACCACACCAAACAATTGGTTTGCGGGCCAAAAATTATTGTAACCGTCAAAGAGTCCGCTGCTAAGCGAAACTGGTGTGTTTTGCAGTAGCAACTCTGTGTTTCGTATAAGTGGCCAAGCATCAGTTGAGAAGGGCATTTCGCTGATTATGGTGGGGTAGAGGCGTACTGCAAAAGTAACAAACAATATCAGCACGATGGTTATGGCAGTGTTTGTTTTCATTGTTTAAGCTCCATACGTGCCATGTTTATACCAATTATAAGAAAGAGAAGCATGAAGTTAGCCACCACTATTACAGGGTTGAACTGGAAAGTAATGATGTGAGAAAGTACCTGCAAGTATCCTGTGCTCTGGAAAAGCATGATTACCACCACGCTGACAGCAGTACCCAGCAGTGTTGCCAGCAGAGCCCAAAAAATCATTTTCAAAGTTAGGTCCACACGCATCTTTCTTTCTGTTGCCCCAATGGAACGAAGAACCGCAATGTTTGCCGTGTGCTGCCTAACAAAAAGGGTAATTGCACAGGTGGAGACCCCGCTGGCAAAAACAAACACTGACATAGATAAAACAATCAATGCATCCTTACTGATGCCGTAACGGTCAAGATAATTTTGCATAAACGTCTGCGACTGCTCAACACCGATTACACCCACATCCACGTTTGCTCGAAGGAGCGGCAGGATAGCTTGGAGGGACTGTTGGGTTGAACTGGGGGAAGCTGAGGGCGAGGGGGTTGTTTGGGGTTTGTTTTGGCTGGTTAGTTCCTGGTACAGTTGGGTGGTGGTGATTTGGTTGAGGTCTAGTTTTGCCCGTATTAGGGTAGCATAGTTATAGCTTAAGCCGCGTAACCATTGTCCCGCATAAATTGGAACCAGTACCTCATCATTTAGAGCTGAATCAGACTGAAAAACCCCTAAAACCTGCAGTTCAAGATAATGCTTTGATAACACACCAAAAACCAAAAGCCGGTCTCCAACCTGCAGACGCAGACGGTCAGCCAAATTTTTGCCTACAAGGGCAGAGTTTGTATCAGTTAAGGATAGGTTTTGCCCAGTTAGGATTGTTAGTTGGTTTAGGTTTTTGAGTTGTTCAGGTATTATGCCACGTACAAACACTGATTGTTCAGTTATTGTGCAAGGCGCTATGACTTCCGGGCTAACAGTCACCACGCCGTTAACTGCGCTTATGTTGTCTGCCAAAGAGAGGGGCATTATGCCAGTAAACGGTGTGCTACCTACTTTGCTGTAGACAGCGACAACATCATCTTCTTCGCCTACATAATTTGTAAAACCGTTGTAGAACCCTAAAAAACTATAAGCAGTCACTGAAAAAAGCACCGAAGCCAACGTCAAAATAACGATTAAAGCAAACACGCGTTTTCTGCTCAAATACCTAAAATTAATCATGCTCATTGCTGAAGCTCCTGCAAAGTTTGTGCACCTTTCAAGGCAGGATAAACACAACCGATAAACGATGCCAAAAACGCAAGCAACAAAATCATCAATGCTTGATTCACTTCAAGAAAGGGTGCAAGCAAAGAACCACTACCAATCCACCGTAAAAGTGATGACCCCACCTGAGTGCCCACAACACCTAAAGACACCCCAACAACCGAGCCGACAACTGCAACAGATAACGTGTAAAATAGAACAGAGTTGAAAACAAATTTCTTTTTTGCCCCAAGCATCCTAAGCATTGAAAGCTCATATTGCGCTTCATTCACTATACGAGTTGAAATAACATAAGATGCCGCAACCACAACAGCATAAATAGCAAGTGACCACAAATCTATGAAAGCAACAGTTTGATTATTAACGTCCTCAACAAAAGTACCCACTTGCTGCAAACTGATTATATGAACATTGGAAGGCAAAATTTGGGTGAGACTGCTTATGGTTTTGTTGGCTTGGCTTGTGTCTTTGACAGAAAACTCGATGAATGAAGCGTGGGTTGTTTGGGTGATGTTTTGCAGGGTTGATAGGGGCAGGATGATTTCACTGTCACTTTGCTCTTGAGATTGCACAATTCCTGAAACTTTAAGTTGAAGTGGCTGATTGTTTACTGAAAAATTCAACAAATCACCTCTATTGATTGATGTGAGTTTTGAGAGGATTGTTCCCAAGTTGACTTGGTTCTCTTTACAAACTGAACCGCTAACCCACGCATGACGATCACCAAAAAATGCCGCCACATCATCAACACCCCTAATAGTAACCGAGTATTGCCCACTGTTTGCTGACAGGTTTGCTTGTGACAATTGGTGGCAGGTGGCGTATTGGATTTGGGAGTTGTTTTTGAATTGATTAATTAATAGGGGGTTTATTTGGCTGTCAGTTAGGCAGGTTGAATTTTTGCTGGTTATAAGGTAGGCTTCGCCGGCGGTGGCTAATTTTGCGATAGCTGATGTTTGTGCATTAATGTTGTTTACTATACCATTTACAGAGGCTACTAAAGCAACAAGCAAAGCCACCGCTATAATGGCGGATATTGTGCCTTTTCTTTGAAATAGCAGTTTGAAGGTTAAAGACTGCATTTCTGAGACCTCATTTTACTAATTAGCTGGCAGGAGCAACTATGTTAAGCCAAAGTTGTCCCCATCGTTGATGATACTGAGTTTGCTGAGTGGTTGCGTTGTAGAGCCAGAGTTCAAAGATAATTCGCTGACTATCCCCCACCGTGGTTAAGGAAATATCAATTGGAAAGATCCAACTTTGATTATGTGCCAACACTTGACTGTACTGCTGAATTGACGTAACTGCGGCAGGGTTCACTTGCGTGTCATTGTTTCCAAGTTTGACCATAACCGTGTAATACTGTGGCTGCCCCATGCGGTTCCCCACGTAACCGTAAAAATGAACCGTTTGACCTACAATAATTTCAGAAGGATAATCCTCAAGCTGTAGGTTAGAACCCAAAATACCCAATTCAGAAAAAGGCTCGCCCTGCTCATTAGTAAACAGTCCAGAAACAGATACGGCCGCAATAAGTATTGTTAAAACTAAAAATACAGCACATACTTGTTCAAAAGTCACTATTAAATCTGCTTTGGAGGCACCATTTATTTTTTTAAAGTTCACACGATAATTCCTTCTGAGGTGTAACCATGATGCCCAAAAAAATTTTGGACCAAAAAAATAAACAATAACACCCACAGCTATAACCAAAATAGCGGCAACAACTGGGAGGATAGGCAGTATGGAAAGTGTTGACTGGTCTGCGGCGTTTGCTTGTTGTGTTACATTTTGGGTTAATAAATGGGCTTGATTGAGGTAGATTGCTGCTTGTTGAGGATCACTGGAGGCTATTTTTTTAGATTGTTCAGTTAGGTTTATGGCTTGATTTAACTGGCTTATCAGATGGCTTGTGTCGGCCCCTGTAGCGGTTGCTTTGACAATTGCGTTGTAAGCGTCAGTTATTGAGTTTTGTGTAACTTCGAGGTTTGATTGTGCCCAGACGAAGGAAGGGGTGAGTACCAAAACTATTAAATAAGCGACAAGCAGTGCTGTTTTAGTAACCATATGTCTGCCATGCATGAAACTAAACCATGCATTAGATGTATATAAAAAATTCCACAGAAACCGAATAAAACGGAGTGTTAAAGGTTGAACATAAACCTCCAAGACATAGTACTGGAAACATCTAAAACTCTTAGCCAACCCACGCTCTCTGAACTCGTCAACAGCCTAGTAAAAAAAGGCATCCAACCCAAAGACGCAACCAAAGCAGTCTACATTGAATGGAAAAAAGGAACCCTAAACCTAACAGAAAACAACCCCCCAACAAACTTGGCAAGCTACATGTTTAATTTAGAAAACCTCTGGCTCTGGGCAATCACAAGCGTAGTAGCCATAACAATGCTGGTTGTTTTCACAGCTAACGCTTCCGCACTCCTCTACGTCAGGTACGCCTTAGGCGGCATTTTTGTTTTGTTCCTTCCAGGTTTTCTGCTTCTTTCAGCACTCTACCCTCGAGGCGGAGAGGTTGATAGCCTTGAAAAAGTAGCGTTATCCATTGGGCTTAGCCTTGCTATTGTTCCTCTTGTAGGGCTTGTGCTCAATTATACGCCGTGGGGAATCAGGCTTGAACCTATCATGGTTTCGTTGGCGTTGTTTGTGGAAGTTATGGCTGTTGTATGTGTTGTGAGACGGTTTAGGTATTTCCAGCTTAGCCTCAGGTAATTGCAGGTCACTATTCGAGTTAGTTGGTAAACGTTAAATATGAAATCCGTGAAACCCCCAGCAAAAAACAAAATCGCAGAAGTGAACACAATATTATTCACGAATGATTACAAAATACTTGCGGCAAGCCTATCATTAATAGGAGTATTGCTCTCGTTTTTCTCATACACAATACTATACTCCACACCATTAACTGCACTAGGAATAT
The Candidatus Bathyarchaeota archaeon genome window above contains:
- a CDS encoding DUF4332 domain-containing protein, with amino-acid sequence MSGNENIKKIVNPSVTAEKIVDPKVFTSKVDSATLITSLQKDLLRVHDYAMAQERSTTFVLADFTIQLKAVVTQEGEKTLLALPTKQGELDPNLMSTVNLTLRPIPLEVKPSSNRKPVEIIEGIGTVIGERLRAIGIETISDLALASAEQLAKANVTQTKAAEFISMAKLMVKSDIAGVEGVDEQVAELLVASKIDSKEKLAQYSPEELTKIMDNAIKSGKVKVPKNYQLSIENTKRWIDSAKIITERTRA
- a CDS encoding DUF1616 domain-containing protein: MVTKTALLVAYLIVLVLTPSFVWAQSNLEVTQNSITDAYNAIVKATATGADTSHLISQLNQAINLTEQSKKIASSDPQQAAIYLNQAHLLTQNVTQQANAADQSTLSILPILPVVAAILVIAVGVIVYFFGPKFFWASWLHLRRNYRVNFKKINGASKADLIVTFEQVCAVFLVLTILIAAVSVSGLFTNEQGEPFSELGILGSNLQLEDYPSEIIVGQTVHFYGYVGNRMGQPQYYTVMVKLGNNDTQVNPAAVTSIQQYSQVLAHNQSWIFPIDISLTTVGDSQRIIFELWLYNATTQQTQYHQRWGQLWLNIVAPAS
- a CDS encoding DUF1616 domain-containing protein encodes the protein MNINLQDIVLETSKTLSQPTLSELVNSLVKKGIQPKDATKAVYIEWKKGTLNLTENNPPTNLASYMFNLENLWLWAITSVVAITMLVVFTANASALLYVRYALGGIFVLFLPGFLLLSALYPRGGEVDSLEKVALSIGLSLAIVPLVGLVLNYTPWGIRLEPIMVSLALFVEVMAVVCVVRRFRYFQLSLR
- a CDS encoding response regulator, translated to MDDDLGILGTFRRLFQSRGFNVALAENGKQAIEKINHTHFDVALIDLCLPDMEGTQLFPYIRKTNPHAIKIMLSGKSLQDIQGADVLLSKPVQATKLLSIIDSKLKDAEATF
- a CDS encoding ABC transporter permease, with the protein product MSMINFRYLSRKRVFALIVILTLASVLFSVTAYSFLGFYNGFTNYVGEEDDVVAVYSKVGSTPFTGIMPLSLADNISAVNGVVTVSPEVIAPCTITEQSVFVRGIIPEQLKNLNQLTILTGQNLSLTDTNSALVGKNLADRLRLQVGDRLLVFGVLSKHYLELQVLGVFQSDSALNDEVLVPIYAGQWLRGLSYNYATLIRAKLDLNQITTTQLYQELTSQNKPQTTPSPSASPSSTQQSLQAILPLLRANVDVGVIGVEQSQTFMQNYLDRYGISKDALIVLSMSVFVFASGVSTCAITLFVRQHTANIAVLRSIGATERKMRVDLTLKMIFWALLATLLGTAVSVVVIMLFQSTGYLQVLSHIITFQFNPVIVVANFMLLFLIIGINMARMELKQ
- a CDS encoding FtsX-like permease family protein encodes the protein MQSLTFKLLFQRKGTISAIIAVALLVALVASVNGIVNNINAQTSAIAKLATAGEAYLITSKNSTCLTDSQINPLLINQFKNNSQIQYATCHQLSQANLSANSGQYSVTIRGVDDVAAFFGDRHAWVSGSVCKENQVNLGTILSKLTSINRGDLLNFSVNNQPLQLKVSGIVQSQEQSDSEIILPLSTLQNITQTTHASFIEFSVKDTSQANKTISSLTQILPSNVHIISLQQVGTFVEDVNNQTVAFIDLWSLAIYAVVVAASYVISTRIVNEAQYELSMLRMLGAKKKFVFNSVLFYTLSVAVVGSVVGVSLGVVGTQVGSSLLRWIGSGSLLAPFLEVNQALMILLLAFLASFIGCVYPALKGAQTLQELQQ
- the eif1A gene encoding translation initiation factor eIF-1A is translated as MGRKKITHESDLNKMVLPSSNDVLGLAVKMLGAERILVKCQDGKERMCRVRGKLKKRVWIREGDIVLVSPWDFQSDTRGDIFWRYRQNQSDWLRKHNYLTM
- a CDS encoding ABC transporter ATP-binding protein, which produces MSNDKVIEIIDVHKSYGTTPILKGVNLSIKQGDYISIRGKSGAGKTNLFKIMGLLQKPDYGAVNLFGKDTAPLSDDQKTQLRLSQIGLIFQFFNLLPTLTVQENIELPMALAGTKKPARIDRAMELLEYFDLARLAERYPENLSGGERQRVAIIRALVNNPKFLLADEPTSSLDDENAELLNELLGKICKEKGVAVVVTSTDLYDKLPTVCDFMLKDGVLSKM